A window of Gossypium raimondii isolate GPD5lz chromosome 7, ASM2569854v1, whole genome shotgun sequence genomic DNA:
AAGACCACTCTCGCGAGGAAAGTGTATGAAAACCAAACTGTGGTTCAACACTTTGATTGCGATGCTTGGGTCACAGTATCTCAGTCATTCCAGGTGGAACAACTGTTGAGGACCCTGTTGAGCCGATTTTTACGAGGCAAGGAAAGAGTCACCTCCCAATGCGATCAGTCGGATGGATGAAGAGGAGCTCATTAGCAAATCCAGAGAATATTTACTGGACAAGATGTATGTTGctgtttttgatgatttatggAACCAAGGTTTTTGGCATAGCTTAGAACACGTATTTGCCTTGTCATCTCAAATCATGCTTCTTGTATTTGCCTTATCATTCAGTTATCtcgattttgatgatttatggAACCATTCAGTTATCTCGATTTGCCTTATCATCTCAAATCATGCTTCTTGTATTTGGGAATATTCCCAGAAGGTTTTGTGCAACAAAAGCAACATGCAACATTGGAAGAAATAGCCAGAGACTACTTCATGGAGCTCATTTATTGAAGCTAGGTTCAAGTCAAATAGATCGACTCGATGGGACAAGCTAGAGAGTGTCGAGTTCGTGATTTGATGCGCGAAGTCATCCTTTCCAAATGGGATGAATTGAATTTGATTCAAACTTCAGTAGGGAATTTGGAAAGTTTTAAGGGCAAAGCTAGGCATCTATCACTATATGATagagcaaataataattttccagGGAGCAGTAGTAAATCACAAGTTCATTCCATCATTGCGTTTCAAGTGGATTTTAAGTTCTTGAAAGAAGTAGATTTCGCAGGAGTTCCCTTGAGTTATGTGTCTGAGGAATTGGGGGATTTGTTACACTTGAGATACTCGAGTCCAAGATATACAAAGGTGAAAATGCTACCAGAGTCCATAGGTAAGTTGCATAATCTCCAGTCTTTGGATCTAAAACGTTCTCCTGTACACGAGCTACCAGCTGAGGGGAACAAGCTGTATAACCTACAGTATCTTGCAGCTTACTATAGAAGTTGTGATAAAAATTCCAATATCTATAGTCGAAAAGAGGTGAAGGTGTCTAACAGCTTTGCCAACTTAAACTCTCTGGAGAAGCTGTTAAAGTGCAGGCGTGGACACACTTGAAGGGGATGAGTTTTGCGTTGAATTGGGAAGGTTGAAGAAGTTGAAGAAACTGGGAAGTTCTAAGCTAAAACCAAAGCATGGGGTTGCTTTCTGTACTGCCATAGAGCAAATGAACAAGCGTCAATCATTGAGCCTTACCTCCATAAAAGATGAAGAGTTCCTTCAACTGCAATCCATGTCTTATCCTCCAGTTTCTCTTCGGAAGCTGTGCCTACGAGGGAGGTTAACAAAGCTGCCAAACTGGGTTTCTAAAGTGCACAACCTAGTTAGAATTGGGTTACACTGGTCAAGAATATCCGATGATTCGCTTAAAATCCTTGGGGTTTTGCCTAAACTATTGAAGTTTCAGCCGACAAATGGGATATGATGGAGCCCAACTGCATTTTGAACGGGGATTTTTTCAGACTCAAAGAACTAGCTCTCCGTATGTTGAATGGATTCAATAGGTTGACAATAGATGAAGGAGCATTCCCTTCTCTTGAATGGCTATCCATTGGGCCCAGTCCCTACTTGGAGGAGTTGCCATGGACCATTTCTTGTTTGAATAGCCTTAAGCATTTAGCATTGCATAACATGCCAGTGCCACATAGCTTTGCTCGAAGGTTGTTGCCTAATGAAGGAACAGATCATTGGAAAGTTAAGCATACCAAATGCTGTCTTCTATTACACCAATGGATCAATGCAATCTTATGTCTACAAACTTGGCGACCAGCGCCTGTTGCAACTCCGCGATTTGTTGTGTTTCATGCAAGgtattatctatttatatatggaaatttgtgtattgggtaaaaataaataaagatttggttagataattatttaatacataaacaATTAAAGTTCGTAAAAAATactatcatatacatataaataatatcACTCAAATAAaacgatttttttttatcttaaactATCATACTTAACCCTTTTTTTCCCTCCTACAATAATTTTTCccgttttcttttctttttgtaccCATTGTTTTTcaggtaaaaataatattgattttcACCGTTTATAAGAAGAGCTTTATATtcctaataaatttttttcctgaGAAGTTTCAGATACTCATACTTGTTTCGACAAATAATTAACTAAGGTTAACAAACATTTATTTAACAACTTCAGGAATATTTCAATAGCAGGAATTTGGAAAATTCTACAATTTTCATTCTCATTGAGAATCAATTAGAAACAAGACGAAAAAGAATCACAACAATCTCATCCAGCCAACTAAATATTAAACTCAAATTACATGTATCCACCAGACCTCGTAAAGTAAACAATTTAAGAACTTAAATGCATAACGTCTTCCGAAGTTTAAAGTACACACCCAATGAGCAGAACCAAGAGTCAACTAGAAAATTAAACTAGTCATTTGTTTGAACACGCACTCAACTGCAATACCATAAAAACCATCCTACCATACGGCATGATCATTTGCACATTTGGGAtcagaataaatataaattgaaagaGAAACAACACCTTAATCAACAATGGAGATCTGAATCGTGTCTTATAGAATCTATGGCACCTATAGCAGAAGTTCATCTCACCCAAAATGATGGAGGTAAAAATCCTAAGTGAGCCGACTTAATCAAGGCAAATAACTTAAGCTTGCAatgaaaaagaagtaaaaagaaACCACCCTTCTTTGACAGACAGCAAGTTTCTGGCAGCTAGAAGAATCGTAATTAGCGATGAAATACCAGTATATTTCACATAAAATCCTCTTCTACTTCCTGGAAAGACTTGCTTGTCGCTgcaatttgtttgtttgatgtCATCTTTTCAGAGACCATCAGACCCTTGTAGCTTCTTATTTCTGCTTGTCTTTCCTTTTCAAGCCTTTGCATCTCCTCTCGGCGTTTCTAccacaaagaaattaaatggattCATCTTCAGCATCCaattaaaaatgtgaaaatgtaCATATATAGTACGAGTTGAGACTATAATCTGCAGGTTTTGAAATCACAATCCATGAATTGCAAAATACACTTTAACATTTAGCACTTATGTTATTAATACTGGATAACATAAGCCACATCTAACCCACAATGAATATAACCATAGGAAATTCttaccctaaaccctaaaccctaaaccctaaactttttaGCAAAGAAAAGCTGAACAGAAATCCAAACATTGTGCCATTACGACCCCAGCCTTCTATTATATTTGTGTTATATTATCATGCATATAAAGCTGCACCATTGTACCTATgttcaattaaatgaaaatgtatatgtGCTATTCTGCTTTATTCTTTATGGATCATCTTGTTACTGCCTAAGTTTCATGACTCTGCTGCAATATAACTACCTTTTCGCCATGAGCAAAATCAAGTAGGATAACTATTATTTTCATGATAGAACCGGTTAAGGATATCCATATAAACCATAAGTTAATGTAGCCAATTTCAAATTGACCAAGTAAGGGAAAAAACCAGTCAAATAAAACAGAGCTCACTTTTTCCCTCAACTGTTGCTTTCTCTCGGCTTTTTCCGCTGCATAAACTGCTTCTTTCTCAGCTgcaacaaaatattatatacatCAGTGGcattggtttaataaaaaaaatattcagtaTACTTAAATCAGTGTAGTATTGAAgatgcaaaaacaaaaaaaatgacagAAATCACACCAAGTTTctttcataaacaattatatcaCTATCATCAATCCTAAGTCTTAACAGCTTTTGCATACCTTTCAAATCAGGTTTCCTTTCCACTTTAGTCTTGTTCAAACTGTTAACTATCTCATTTATCCGCTTCTCCACTCTCACAGTCCGAACCTAAATCACATAATAAAATCAGAAAATGATCTATTCTAGAATCAAAgcgaaaacaaagaaaaaaaacagtaaTGGTGACATTAATCAAAGTAATAAAGAAGTTTTACCATCTTGGAATTGTGAAAGCCAACTTGGCCAACATCCATTGAAGGAGTTTTCTTCAAATTGGACCATGGAGTGTAAACAACATCAATATTATTCACCTTGTTGCCTAACCTCacataataatcaaaataaataatttgctaacttattaaaattacgtttaaaaaaaaaaagatttgacGAAATCTAAATAAACCTTGGATGGAATTAGCTTTAACAAGCTGAGCACAATCTTCGAGAACGCCTTCGCTTATATCATCAATGGTTTGACCCTTTTTAAGTCTTAAATAAACATGGGCAGAAGACATCTTATCCACATGgaacctttaataaaacaaatttcaatcaccaaaattcacatataattttaaaagagggAAGGGGGAAAAGCCCTAATTTAATTT
This region includes:
- the LOC128042316 gene encoding uncharacterized protein LOC128042316; this encodes MVFYFKARRSGDYTIFMGLDKYENEELIKYGFIKDIRNWFHVDKMSSAHVYLRLKKGQTIDDISEGVLEDCAQLVKANSIQGNKVNNIDVVYTPWSNLKKTPSMDVGQVGFHNSKMVRTVRVEKRINEIVNSLNKTKVERKPDLKAEKEAVYAAEKAERKQQLREKKRREEMQRLEKERQAEIRSYKGLMVSEKMTSNKQIAATSKSFQEVEEDFM